A stretch of DNA from Yoonia sp. G8-12:
GTTTTCGCCGCGATTGCCGAAGGGCTGGCCGGATTGCCTGTGCGTGCGGCGACTGGCGATATCGGGGTCCTGATGGCGGCTGTGCGCGGGTTGCGGACGACCGATGACCGCAAGGAAGCGCTGATGCGGCACATCTGGCGGCCTGCGCGGTTCCGTGCGTTGCTGAAGCGGTTTGGTAGCGGGGCTGTTCCGCCTGCGCGTGCTGCGTTGTTGGCGGCGGATGATCCTTTTGCGGGCGCCGGCCCCGAGGTTGGTGTCCGTAGCCGTGCCGAGGTGCAGGCGCGCATTGATGCGCTACGTGCGGATGCAGCGGCGGCGCCGATTGCGTCAGAAGAGATTGCCTTGATTGATGCCATTCTGGGTCTGCGCGAGACAGCGCCAAATGTGCTAAGCGCGCTGCGTGACATTGCGGTGGATATGCCTGCGATTGGCAATGCTGTGGCCACCATAAATGCCCGCCTTGAGGCCCTGTCGGATCGTGGTGTCGATGTGGACAGCCTTGAGTTCGAGGGCAGTTACGGGCGCACGTCGCTGGAATATTACGACGGGTTTGTCTTTGGGTTCTATGCCACGGGCCACCCCGACCATCCGCCTGTGGCGACCGGTGGGCGGTATGATGCGCTGACCGCGCGGTTGGGGCAGGGCCGTGCGGTGCCTGCGGTGGGTGGCGTGATCCGCCCTGATCTGGCTTTGGGGTTGCAAGCATGCTGAAACTGGGTGTGCCCTCCAAGGGCCGTTTGATGGAAAAAACCTTTGACTGGTTTGGCGCGCGCGGCGTCGGCCTGCGCAAATCCGGCTCTGACCGCGAATATGCGGGGGCCGTTGACGGGTTTGACGGAATCGAGCTGGTGTTGCTGTCGGCGGGGGAAATCCCGCGCGAATTGGCGGCGGGCAATATTCATCTGGGTGTCACGGGGTCTGATCTGGTGCGTGAAAAGCTGGCCAATTGGGACAGTCGCGTGGCCGAGCTTGCGCCGATGGGGTTTGGCGGGGCTGATCTGATCATCGCGGTGCCGCAGGGCTGGGTCGATGTGAACACGCTGGACGATCTGGATGCGGCGGCGGCGGCGTTCCGGCGAAAGCATGGGTTCCGTTTGCGGATTGCCACCAAATACCACCGTCTTGTGCGTGAGTTTTTGCGCGAACAGGGCGTCGCCGACTATCAGATTGTTGACAGCCAGGGGGCCACCGAAGGCACCGTCAAAAATGAAACCGCCGAGGCGATTGCCGATATTACCTCAACCGGCGAGACACTGCGCGCGAATGGGTTGAAAATTCTGGATGATGGATTGATCCATGCCTCCCAAGCGACCCTGTTTCGCGGTCTTCGCAACAACTGGACGGATGAACAGCGCGCCAAGCTCAAGGCGTTGCAGTTGGTGCTGGGGATCTAGGCCTGTGCTGCTTTGACGGCATCACGGCATGCGGTGTCCAAGGCAGATGGTTTGTGGCGGGCTTGGGTTAAACCAACCTGTGCGTCATCCCCTGCGACGGCGGAGGCGGCTGTTGCGGCCATGCTGTAGGTGTGGACTTGTGCAATCCCCTTGAGTGCTTGCCGACACAGCGCATGGATCACGAGATAATCGAGGTGACTGCCCAAGAGCCCCGCGCCTTGTTCCGCACCGCCTGCG
This window harbors:
- a CDS encoding ATP phosphoribosyltransferase regulatory subunit — its product is MPTSPETLTEARRLRDLFAAKGAQVFKADVLQSAETLLDLYGEDIRARAYLTSDPLRGEMVLRPDFTVPVVQMHMEARADPARYTYSGKVFRKQEVDETRANEFVQVGYEVFDGQNPAAADAEVFAAIAEGLAGLPVRAATGDIGVLMAAVRGLRTTDDRKEALMRHIWRPARFRALLKRFGSGAVPPARAALLAADDPFAGAGPEVGVRSRAEVQARIDALRADAAAAPIASEEIALIDAILGLRETAPNVLSALRDIAVDMPAIGNAVATINARLEALSDRGVDVDSLEFEGSYGRTSLEYYDGFVFGFYATGHPDHPPVATGGRYDALTARLGQGRAVPAVGGVIRPDLALGLQAC
- the hisG gene encoding ATP phosphoribosyltransferase, which produces MLKLGVPSKGRLMEKTFDWFGARGVGLRKSGSDREYAGAVDGFDGIELVLLSAGEIPRELAAGNIHLGVTGSDLVREKLANWDSRVAELAPMGFGGADLIIAVPQGWVDVNTLDDLDAAAAAFRRKHGFRLRIATKYHRLVREFLREQGVADYQIVDSQGATEGTVKNETAEAIADITSTGETLRANGLKILDDGLIHASQATLFRGLRNNWTDEQRAKLKALQLVLGI